One genomic window of Caenorhabditis elegans chromosome I includes the following:
- the cfh-1 gene encoding Sushi domain-containing protein (Confirmed by transcript evidence): protein MKIIIFCFILATLTASVTFGRKCDADLKPEKLVVVGVWKRGFDNSTAQYRISDEDLSVRGYERTESDKGSSTVMLARHPEGCVINECGVRLSAMMQNNGAILHTDYRMIRMNDSTMNNIEDEFYCAEKNNFCGADVPIYRLVKHSLTGPHYAYTFNDVGQSLPGYEKEFFPLCFAWRQTPSVVLFNSTDDGVCLTLPEVQNGKILYSNDQLNVFSIGTSATLECHQGFAGNGPSSLVCTKNGWYPKREDLGSCVRLEQSNKSRLLVASDVTPTSSSCRVPSSTPNGNIVYSANVATSTSINSVPTATRATVLCSLGHVPTTSVTSSKCVDGEWEPSLPTCLSLLDIKCPILSAPRNGELVFTNSVKSPYSLNSVISLKCDRNYFGTGNLTSTCTSTGWDQKIGQCEPVGIRRLSESHRYRIRRQASTGAVCAAIANPANGNLLYMQSNPTVQYSSGTSAYLMCNLGYSLSGSVSTLCSNGVWSPSIGQCTNALALGQTTGNCEAIPTRINGTITYSSFGTYTSGTIATLACNLMNTVSGSSTSTCLSGVWNPTIGNCVSSGGTGGTGTTCPNPTVINGQITYNQGNTFDITRPAGTTATLTCSSGYTVSGTSVSTCTNGIFTPTLGTCTLGSSTGGTGIQCTAMIAPLGGSVIYSNGGTMGPFPSGTTVTGSCTNGGAITGASTATCSNGMWNPTFLGTCSLIGGSTTGQCSALTIPSGAQATYSPFSLSTTSFTSGTVATVTCTTGGSMLGTSTCTNGLWSPAIMGTCSGTGTGNTCSALTRPVGETVTYDGTTSFATTFNSGVIARVTCSNGTQIGQSTCLVGQWTPAITATCSGSSTAVGSQCIGVIVPTNAQVTYSDGSMVLHSAGTTATLTCLNSATLTGSSYSSCSNGVWTPTLGSCTSSGTGTGPCYTPPLTPVGATLTYSSGYFAPWTAGSTATMSCPAGQTVIGTSISYCTNSAWSPALGSCSGSSVGQASTTTTTCSFLPIAPPYGSIVTSQTAPFSAGTMVTLQCDNGYQIQGNNATSTCTNGVFSEITATCIKN, encoded by the exons ATGAAGATCATAATATTCTGCTTTATATTGGCGACTCTGACCGCTTCAGTAacatttggaagaaaatgtgATGCTGAtttaaaaccagaaaaattag tgGTTGTCGGAGTATGGAAGCGTGGTTTTGACAACTCAACAGCACAATACCGTATCTCGGATGAAGATTTATCAGTACGAGGATATGAAAGAACAGAAAGTGATAAAGGAAGTTCAACTGTTATGTTAGCAAGACATCCAGAAGGATGTGTTATCAATGAATGTGGAGTACGTTTATCAGCTATGATGCAAAACAATGGAGCTATTCTTCACACTGATTATCGAATGATTCGAATGAATGATTCGACTATGAATAATATTGAAGATGAGTTTTATTGTGCAGAgaagaacaatttttgtggAGCAGATGTGCCAATTTATCGATTGGTTAAACATTCACTAACAGGACCAc ATTATGCATACACATTCAACGACGTTGGCCAATCTCTACCTGGATATGAAAAAGAGTTCTTCCCATTATGCTTTGCTTGGCGACAAACTCCTTCAGTTGTACTCTTCAATTCAACAGATGACGGTGTTTGCCTAACACTTCCAGAagttcaaaatggaaaaattttgtattcgAACGATCAATTAAACGTCTTTTCCATAGGAACATCTGCTACATTGGAGTGTCATCAAGGGTTCGCTGGAAATGGACCAAGCAGTTTAGTCTGCACTAAAAATGGGTGGTATCCCAAAAGAGAGGATCTTGGAAGTTGTGTAAGACTAG agcAATCCAATAAATCCCGCTTACTTGTCGCATCTGATGTTACCCCCACATCATCATCTTGTCGTGTTCCGTCATCAACCCCCAATGGAAATATTGTCTACTCTGCCAATGTGGCCACTTCAACCTCTATCAATTCTGTACCAACTGCAACACGAGCTACAGTACTTTGTTCATTGGGACACGTGCCAACAACATCAGTTACATCATCAAAATGTGTTGATGGAGAATGGGAACCATCTCTTCCCACGTGTCTATCTCTTTTAGACATCAAATGTCCTATTCTGTCAGCACCCAGAAATGGAGAA ctcGTCTTCACGAATTCTGTCAAATCTCCATATAGCTTGAACTCGGTCATATCTTTGAAATGCGatcgaaattattttggaaCAGGAAATCTTACTTCAACATGCACTTCCACCGGATGGGATCAAAAAATCGGACAATGCGAACCGGTAGGAATTCGAAGACTTTCAGAAAGT CACAGATACCGAATTCGACGCCAG GCATCAACCGGAGCCGTATGTGCTGCAATTGCAAATCCAGCAAATGGAAATCTTCTTTATATGCAATCAAATCCAACTGTTCAATATTCATCAGGAACCTCTGCTTATTTGATGTGTAATTTGGGATACAGTTTATCGGGATCTGTTTCCACGTTGTGCTCAAATGGTGTTTGGTCACCAAGTATTG GTCAATGCACTAATGCTCTTGCCCTTGGTCAAACAACCGGCAACTGTGAAGCGATTCCAACACGAATTAATGGAACAATCACGTATAGTTCAT tcgGAACCTACACTTCTGGGACTATTGCAACATTGGCGTGTAATCTGATGAATACAGTATCTGGATCATCAACAAGTACGTGTTTGAGTGGAGTATGGAATCCAACGATTGGAAATTGTGTGTCATCTGGAGGAACTGGAGGAACTGGAACAACATGTCCAAATCCAACGGTTATAAATGGACAAATCACGTATAATCAAGGAAATACATTTGAT ATCACTCGTCCTGCTGGTACCACAGCTACATTAACGTGTAGTAGTGGTTATACCGTCAGTGGAACATCAGTTTCAACTTGTACAAATGGAATTTTCACTCCAACACTTGGAACCTGCACTCTTGGATCCTCTACTGGAGGAACTGGTATTCAATGTACTGCGATGATTGCTCCACTCGGTGGCTCTGTGATCTACTCAAATGGAGGAACAATGGGGCCTTTCCCAAGTGGAACAACTGTCACAGGATCATGCACAAACGGTGGTGCAATCACAG GAGCATCAACTGCCACTTGCTCCAATGGAATGTGGAATCCAACATTCTTGGGTACATGTTCTCTAATCGGGGGTTCAACAACTGGCCAATGTAGTGCTTTAACGATTCCATCTGGTGCTCAAGCCACCTATTCTCCATTCAGTTTAAGCACAACTAGTTTCACGTCTGGAACTGTTGCGACAGTCACTTGCACAACTGGAGGATCAATGCTGGGAACGTCAACATGTACAAATGGATTGTGGAGTCCAGCTATCATGGGAACATGTTCTGGTACAG GAACCGGAAACACTTGTAGTGCCCTTACTCGTCCAGTTGGTGAAACAGTGACTTACGATGGTACGACTTCATTTGCAACAACTTTCAATTCTGGAGTTATTGCCCGTGTGACATGCTCAAATGGAACTCAAATTGGGCAGTCAACATGCCTTGTCGGCCAATGGACTCCTGCAATAACTGCAACTTGTTCTGGATCCAGCACTGCAGTCGGTTCCCAATGTATTGGTGTAATTGTTCCAACAAACGCTCAAGTGACATACAGCGACGGAAGTATGGTACTTCATTCAGCCGGAACTACTGCAACATTGACATGTTTAAACTCGGCGACACTGACTGGAAGTAGCTATTCAAGTTGCTCAAATGGCGTATGGACACCTACATTGGGAAGTTGTACATCTTCTGGAACTGGAACTGGGCCATGCTATACACCTCCATTAACGCCAGTTGGTGCAACATTGACTTATTCTTCCGGATACTTTGCACCATGGACTGCAg GAAGTACTGCTACAATGTCATGTCCTGCAGGTCAGACAGTTATAGGAACTTCTATATCCTATTGTACAAATTCTGCCTGGTCACCTGCATTGGGATCATGCTCTGGATCGTCTGTTGGTCAAG CTTCAACCACCACTACAACATGCTCATTCCTTCCAATTGCTCCACCATATGGAAGCATTGTTACCAGCCAAACGGCACCTTTTTCCGCCGGAACCATGGTCACACTTCAATGTGACAATGGTTATCAGATTCAGGGAAATAATGCCACGTCGACGTGCACCAATGgagttttctctgaaattacaGCCACgtgtattaaaaattga
- the cfh-1 gene encoding Sushi domain-containing protein (Confirmed by transcript evidence), producing the protein MKIIIFCFILATLTASVTFGRKCDADLKPEKLVVVGVWKRGFDNSTAQYRISDEDLSVRGYERTESDKGSSTVMLARHPEGCVINECGVRLSAMMQNNGAILHTDYRMIRMNDSTMNNIEDEFYCAEKNNFCGADVPIYRLVKHSLTGPHYAYTFNDVGQSLPGYEKEFFPLCFAWRQTPSVVLFNSTDDGVCLTLPEVQNGKILYSNDQLNVFSIGTSATLECHQGFAGNGPSSLVCTKNGWYPKREDLGSCVRLEQSNKSRLLVASDVTPTSSSCRVPSSTPNGNIVYSANVATSTSINSVPTATRATVLCSLGHVPTTSVTSSKCVDGEWEPSLPTCLSLLDIKCPILSAPRNGELVFTNSVKSPYSLNSVISLKCDRNYFGTGNLTSTCTSTGWDQKIGQCEPHRYRIRRQASTGAVCAAIANPANGNLLYMQSNPTVQYSSGTSAYLMCNLGYSLSGSVSTLCSNGVWSPSIGQCTNALALGQTTGNCEAIPTRINGTITYSSFGTYTSGTIATLACNLMNTVSGSSTSTCLSGVWNPTIGNCVSSGGTGGTGTTCPNPTVINGQITYNQGNTFDTTRPALTTATLTCNSGYTRNGNYISTCLGGVFTPTLGTCTFGTSGSTGTACINPIIMNGQITYSQGNTYDITRPSGTAATLTCNSGYTISGSSQSTCTNGAFSPTLGTCNFGSSTGGAGTTCPNPTVVNGQVTYNQGNTFDATRPALTIATLTCNSGYTISGTSTSTCINGVFTPTLGTCTFGTSGSTGTACINPIIMNGQITYSQGNTYDITRPSGTVATLTCNSGYTISGSSQSTCTNGAFSPTLGTCNFGSSTGGTGTTCPNPTVVNGQITYSQGNTFDATRPALTTATLTCNSGYTISGTSISACMNGVFTPTLGTCTFGSSGSAGTACMNPYVINGQITYSQGNTYDITRPAGTTATLTCSSGYTVSGTSVSTCTNGIFTPTLGTCTLGSSTGGTGIQCTAMIAPLGGSVIYSNGGTMGPFPSGTTVTGSCTNGGAITGASTATCSNGMWNPTFLGTCSLIGGSTTGQCSALTIPSGAQATYSPFSLSTTSFTSGTVATVTCTTGGSMLGTSTCTNGLWSPAIMGTCSGTGTGNTCSALTRPVGETVTYDGTTSFATTFNSGVIARVTCSNGTQIGQSTCLVGQWTPAITATCSGSSTAVGSQCIGVIVPTNAQVTYSDGSMVLHSAGTTATLTCLNSATLTGSSYSSCSNGVWTPTLGSCTSSGTGTGPCYTPPLTPVGATLTYSSGYFAPWTAGSTATMSCPAGQTVIGTSISYCTNSAWSPALGSCSGSSVGQGCTPLSAFSGTLTNGRMSYSPTITATIPVGTMVNIVCYAGYTLSGNSISTCTSSGWSPSTVGSCIQQGVLSRVSNQNCAAMDTPNHGTFSYSVAGSFTTGTIVTLRCDTNYAATNGDTSAICTNGVWSPKSLAMCQRTLKEVIGASCPAGIPAVLAATMTYSNGQLLGPYPAATVVTATCQAGYIPTGIMTSTCTNGLWTPPSLGLCELIGNEIGGTSCGRLGEPLGGTLVYSAIGLGPYPTGTSATVLCNIGTTLSGSASSLCTNGVWNPLPGTCIATLLRKPPAKGVPENGTAADSPKVGNGTNDDTPTQIQLSGEKCPPPIAPAFGEITFSGFSTKGTFEDGTTAALKCNLGYKPTGPSFSTCRKGSFRPIIGKCSNGSEHQLPGVCVPLTPPKNARVVYIQSGTSLDFEDGTTALLYCEEGFAVTGVATLRCETGQWEPSSGFGMCDSI; encoded by the exons ATGAAGATCATAATATTCTGCTTTATATTGGCGACTCTGACCGCTTCAGTAacatttggaagaaaatgtgATGCTGAtttaaaaccagaaaaattag tgGTTGTCGGAGTATGGAAGCGTGGTTTTGACAACTCAACAGCACAATACCGTATCTCGGATGAAGATTTATCAGTACGAGGATATGAAAGAACAGAAAGTGATAAAGGAAGTTCAACTGTTATGTTAGCAAGACATCCAGAAGGATGTGTTATCAATGAATGTGGAGTACGTTTATCAGCTATGATGCAAAACAATGGAGCTATTCTTCACACTGATTATCGAATGATTCGAATGAATGATTCGACTATGAATAATATTGAAGATGAGTTTTATTGTGCAGAgaagaacaatttttgtggAGCAGATGTGCCAATTTATCGATTGGTTAAACATTCACTAACAGGACCAc ATTATGCATACACATTCAACGACGTTGGCCAATCTCTACCTGGATATGAAAAAGAGTTCTTCCCATTATGCTTTGCTTGGCGACAAACTCCTTCAGTTGTACTCTTCAATTCAACAGATGACGGTGTTTGCCTAACACTTCCAGAagttcaaaatggaaaaattttgtattcgAACGATCAATTAAACGTCTTTTCCATAGGAACATCTGCTACATTGGAGTGTCATCAAGGGTTCGCTGGAAATGGACCAAGCAGTTTAGTCTGCACTAAAAATGGGTGGTATCCCAAAAGAGAGGATCTTGGAAGTTGTGTAAGACTAG agcAATCCAATAAATCCCGCTTACTTGTCGCATCTGATGTTACCCCCACATCATCATCTTGTCGTGTTCCGTCATCAACCCCCAATGGAAATATTGTCTACTCTGCCAATGTGGCCACTTCAACCTCTATCAATTCTGTACCAACTGCAACACGAGCTACAGTACTTTGTTCATTGGGACACGTGCCAACAACATCAGTTACATCATCAAAATGTGTTGATGGAGAATGGGAACCATCTCTTCCCACGTGTCTATCTCTTTTAGACATCAAATGTCCTATTCTGTCAGCACCCAGAAATGGAGAA ctcGTCTTCACGAATTCTGTCAAATCTCCATATAGCTTGAACTCGGTCATATCTTTGAAATGCGatcgaaattattttggaaCAGGAAATCTTACTTCAACATGCACTTCCACCGGATGGGATCAAAAAATCGGACAATGCGAACCG CACAGATACCGAATTCGACGCCAG GCATCAACCGGAGCCGTATGTGCTGCAATTGCAAATCCAGCAAATGGAAATCTTCTTTATATGCAATCAAATCCAACTGTTCAATATTCATCAGGAACCTCTGCTTATTTGATGTGTAATTTGGGATACAGTTTATCGGGATCTGTTTCCACGTTGTGCTCAAATGGTGTTTGGTCACCAAGTATTG GTCAATGCACTAATGCTCTTGCCCTTGGTCAAACAACCGGCAACTGTGAAGCGATTCCAACACGAATTAATGGAACAATCACGTATAGTTCAT tcgGAACCTACACTTCTGGGACTATTGCAACATTGGCGTGTAATCTGATGAATACAGTATCTGGATCATCAACAAGTACGTGTTTGAGTGGAGTATGGAATCCAACGATTGGAAATTGTGTGTCATCTGGAGGAACTGGAGGAACTGGAACAACATGTCCAAATCCAACGGTTATAAATGGACAAATCACGTATAATCAAGGAAATACATTTGAT ACAACTCGTCCTGCACTCACCACAGCCACTCTCACATGTAACAGTGGATATACCAGAAATGGAAATTACATTTCCACGTGTTTAGGAGGAGTTTTTACTCCCACACTTGGCACTTGCACCTTTGGAACCTCTGGCTCCACAGGCACAGCTTGTATAAATCCAATTATCATGAATGGACAAATCACTTATAGCCAAGGAAACACATATGAT atcaCTCGGCCTTCGGGTACTGCAGCCACATTAACATGTAACAGTGGCTATACCATTAGTGGATCTTCTCAATCAACATGTACAAATGGAGCATTTTCACCAACTCTTGGAACTTGTAATTTCGGATCTTCTACTGGAGGAGCTGGAACAACATGTCCAAATCCAACGGTTGTAAATGGACAAGTTACTTATAATCAGGGAAATACATTcgat GCAACTCGTCCAGCACTCACCATAGCCACTCTCACTTGTAACAGTGGATATACTATTAGTGGAACTTCTACATCCACGTGTATAAATGGAGTTTTCACTCCCACACTTGGCACTTGCACTTTTGGCACCTCAGGTTCTACTGGCACCGCTTGTATAAATCCAATTATCATGAATGGACAAATCACTTATAGCCAAGGAAACACATATGAT atcACTCGTCCTTCGGGTACTGTCGCCACATTAACATGCAACAGTGGCTATACCATTAGTGGATCTTCTCAATCAACATGTACAAATGGAGCATTTTCACCAACTCTTGGAACTTGTAATTTCGGATCTTCAACCGGAGGAACTGGAACAACTTGCCCAAATCCAACAGTTGTGAATGGACAAATTACGTATAGTCAGGGAAATACTTTTGAT GCAACTCGACCAGCACTCACCACCGCCACTCTTACTTGTAACAGTGGATACACCATCAGTGGAACTTCTATTTCCGCATGTATGAACGGAGTTTTCACACCTACCCTCGGCACTTGCACCTTTGGATCCTCTGGCTCCGCAGGCACAGCTTGTATGAACCCATATGTTATCAATGGACAAATCACATATAGCCAAGGAAATACATATGAT ATCACTCGTCCTGCTGGTACCACAGCTACATTAACGTGTAGTAGTGGTTATACCGTCAGTGGAACATCAGTTTCAACTTGTACAAATGGAATTTTCACTCCAACACTTGGAACCTGCACTCTTGGATCCTCTACTGGAGGAACTGGTATTCAATGTACTGCGATGATTGCTCCACTCGGTGGCTCTGTGATCTACTCAAATGGAGGAACAATGGGGCCTTTCCCAAGTGGAACAACTGTCACAGGATCATGCACAAACGGTGGTGCAATCACAG GAGCATCAACTGCCACTTGCTCCAATGGAATGTGGAATCCAACATTCTTGGGTACATGTTCTCTAATCGGGGGTTCAACAACTGGCCAATGTAGTGCTTTAACGATTCCATCTGGTGCTCAAGCCACCTATTCTCCATTCAGTTTAAGCACAACTAGTTTCACGTCTGGAACTGTTGCGACAGTCACTTGCACAACTGGAGGATCAATGCTGGGAACGTCAACATGTACAAATGGATTGTGGAGTCCAGCTATCATGGGAACATGTTCTGGTACAG GAACCGGAAACACTTGTAGTGCCCTTACTCGTCCAGTTGGTGAAACAGTGACTTACGATGGTACGACTTCATTTGCAACAACTTTCAATTCTGGAGTTATTGCCCGTGTGACATGCTCAAATGGAACTCAAATTGGGCAGTCAACATGCCTTGTCGGCCAATGGACTCCTGCAATAACTGCAACTTGTTCTGGATCCAGCACTGCAGTCGGTTCCCAATGTATTGGTGTAATTGTTCCAACAAACGCTCAAGTGACATACAGCGACGGAAGTATGGTACTTCATTCAGCCGGAACTACTGCAACATTGACATGTTTAAACTCGGCGACACTGACTGGAAGTAGCTATTCAAGTTGCTCAAATGGCGTATGGACACCTACATTGGGAAGTTGTACATCTTCTGGAACTGGAACTGGGCCATGCTATACACCTCCATTAACGCCAGTTGGTGCAACATTGACTTATTCTTCCGGATACTTTGCACCATGGACTGCAg GAAGTACTGCTACAATGTCATGTCCTGCAGGTCAGACAGTTATAGGAACTTCTATATCCTATTGTACAAATTCTGCCTGGTCACCTGCATTGGGATCATGCTCTGGATCGTCTGTTGGTCAAG GATGCACTCCTCTGTCCGCATTCAGTGGAACACTTACCAATGGTCGGATGTCTTATTCACCAACAATAACAGCCACTATTCCTGTTGGCACAATGGTCAATATAGTTTGTTATGCTGGATACACGTTGTCCGGCAATTCAATTTCCACGTGTACATCAAGTGGATGGTCACCTAGTACTGTCGGAAGTTGTATACAACAGG GTGTCTTATCACGTGTTTCTAACCAGAATTGTGCTGCCATGGACACCCCTAACCATGGTACCTTTTCGTATAGTGTCGCCGGATCATTTACTACT GGCACAATTGTAACACTTCGTTGTGATACTAACTATGCCGCCACTAACGGTGATACCTCTGCAATATGCACGAATGGAGTGTGGTCGCCGAAGAGCTTGGCCATGTGCCAGAGAACACTTAAAG AAGTAATTGGTGCCTCGTGTCCAGCTGGAATCCCTGCAGTTCTTGCCGCTACGATGACTTATTCAAAC GGTCAACTATTGGGACCGTATCCAGCAGCTACGGTAGTTACAGCAACATGTCAAGCTGGATATATACCAACTGGAATAATGACATCAACCTGCACAAATGGACTTTGGACTCCGCCATCTCTTGGATTATGTGAACTTATTGGAAATGAAATCGGTGGAACATCTTGTGGAAGACTCGGTGAACCTTTGGGCGGAACACTGGTCTACAGTGCAATTGGTTTGGGACCATATCCAACTGGTACCTCTGCGACAGTGCTTTGTAATATTGGAACAACTCTGTCAGGATCTGCATCATCACTATGTACAAATGGAGTATGGAATCCATTACCAGGAACTTGTATTGCAACTCTCTTGAGAAAACCTCCAGCAAAAGGTGTTCCCGAGAACGGAACCGCTGCTGATTCACCAAAAGTTGGAAATGGAACAAATGATGATACACCGACACAAATTCAATTATCTGGAGAAAAATGTCCACCACCAATAGCTCCTGCATTCGGAGAG ATAACATTCTCTGGTTTCTCAACTAAGGGAACATTTGAAGATGGAACAACCGCAGCGCTGAAGTGTAATCTTGGCTATAAACCAACTGGGCCCTCATTCTCCACGTGTAGAAAAGGCTCATTCCGTCCAATTATTGGCAAATGCTCGAATGGCTCAGAACACCAGCTTCCCGGAGTCTGCGTTCCACTGACTCCACCCAAAAATGCTCGAGTCGTCTATATTCAAAGTGGTACATCACTCGATTTTGAGGACGGTACAACTGCACTTTTGTACTGTGAAGAGGGATTTGCAGTGACTGGTGTTGCCACATTAAGGTGTGAAACAGGACAATGGGAACCATCTAGTGGCTTTGGAATGTGTGAttctatttaa